A segment of the Streptomyces sp. L2 genome:
AGGTCAGGACGTCGATCATCGGCGCGTCACCTCCCGGAAGCGGGCCGCGCGGCCGGCGAGCGCGTCGAGCGAACCCCCGCGGGCGGCGTCCCCGACGAGCGGGCCACCGACCCCGACGGCCAGTGCACCCGCGGCCAGGTGGGCGCGGGCGGCCTCCGCGTCCACACCGCCGACGGGCACGAACGCGACCTCGGGGAAGGGGTCGCGCAGGGCCCGCAGGTACGCCGGCCCTCCGATGGAGGCGGGGAAGAGCTTGACCGCCGTGGCACCCTCGCCCAGAGCGGCGATCACCTCCGTCGGTGTCACCGCTCCGGCGAGCACCGGCAGCCCCAGCGCCCGGCATGCGGAGACGGCGTCACCGACGCCCGGGGTGACGCCGAAACACGCGCCCGCCGAAGCAGCGGCGTGCGCGTCTCCGGCCGTCAGCAGGGTGCCCGCGCCGAGCAGGGCCC
Coding sequences within it:
- a CDS encoding bifunctional 4-hydroxy-2-oxoglutarate aldolase/2-dehydro-3-deoxy-phosphogluconate aldolase, whose translation is MSAAHLLSTLDRERLLAIVRGTDAQAALDTVLTLFRSGVEIIEVSLTSTDALSVIEKARTELGPGALLGAGTLLTAGDAHAAASAGACFGVTPGVGDAVSACRALGLPVLAGAVTPTEVIAALGEGATAVKLFPASIGGPAYLRALRDPFPEVAFVPVGGVDAEAARAHLAAGALAVGVGGPLVGDAARGGSLDALAGRAARFREVTRR